In Zea mays cultivar B73 chromosome 7, Zm-B73-REFERENCE-NAM-5.0, whole genome shotgun sequence, the following proteins share a genomic window:
- the LOC118472971 gene encoding cyclin-dependent kinase 12 — protein MMQQIALGQRPDFSAMTMPPPPPIPQFVPTPQFSWPTPAPQVPPGNLLTPGNEDSEDAVASFVDGLLNSGGASGSNQPHPFDQPPPFE, from the exons ATGATGCAG CAAATAGCACTAGGGCAACGTCCAGATTTTTCAGCGATGACTATGCCACCTCCTCCACCTATCCCGCAGTTTGTACCGACTCCACAATTTAGTTGGCCCACACCTGCACCTCAG GTCCCTCCAGGAAACTTGCTAACTCCGGGAAATGAGGACTCTGAAGATGCGGTCGCTTCTTTTGTGGACGGTCTTCTAAACAGTGGAGGAGCTAGCGGATCAAATCAACCACATCCATTTGATCAACCTCCTCCATTTGAGTAG